The following are encoded in a window of Streptococcus pasteurianus genomic DNA:
- a CDS encoding PRD domain-containing protein produces the protein MRVVKKINNNVAECLDNNGKSLVAFGRGIGFPKTPYELEDLSKIDMTFYKLDPHFQLLLDEIPEDLMLLSVEIVQNAQKELCGKLNPTLIFSLADHIQFAIRRLKEFKEMKILFSQDVAQLYPKETKLAEDALVLINTSLSVNLPHSEVTSIAMHFINSQAEFDIDNESQAIEELIEIMTQMIENQLAIRIEREEFNYQRFQAHVRYYLKRLRENESFINGNETILQSLKESQPHIYQVAVVIMDYIHQSMRYSQSDDELLYLMIHINRLYEKNSGEK, from the coding sequence ATGAGAGTTGTGAAGAAAATCAATAATAATGTGGCAGAATGTCTTGACAATAATGGTAAATCGTTGGTTGCCTTTGGACGTGGTATTGGTTTTCCAAAGACACCTTATGAGCTAGAGGATCTTTCAAAAATTGATATGACATTTTATAAATTGGATCCTCATTTTCAATTACTTTTGGATGAAATTCCAGAAGATTTGATGTTGCTTAGTGTGGAAATCGTGCAAAATGCGCAGAAGGAGTTGTGTGGAAAACTCAATCCGACTTTGATATTTAGCTTAGCAGACCATATCCAATTTGCTATTCGTCGATTGAAAGAATTTAAGGAAATGAAAATTCTTTTTTCACAGGATGTTGCCCAGCTCTATCCTAAAGAAACGAAATTAGCAGAAGATGCCTTGGTTTTGATAAATACTTCATTAAGTGTTAATCTCCCACACAGTGAAGTGACTAGTATTGCCATGCATTTTATCAATAGCCAAGCCGAATTTGATATTGACAACGAAAGTCAGGCTATCGAAGAATTGATTGAGATTATGACACAGATGATTGAAAATCAATTAGCAATTCGTATTGAGCGTGAGGAATTTAATTACCAAAGGTTTCAAGCACATGTTCGTTATTATCTGAAACGACTACGTGAAAATGAATCATTTATTAATGGGAATGAGACTATTTTACAAAGTCTCAAAGAAAGTCAACCTCATATCTATCAAGTTGCAGTCGTTATCATGGATTATATTCATCAAAGTA
- a CDS encoding UbiX family flavin prenyltransferase, giving the protein MSKKRIVVAISGASGTIYAINLLKKLKEYPDIETHVVMSDWAHENLKLELDMSHDEFASLCDVLYSNKDLGAKIASGSFLTDGMVIVPASMKTVAGIACGFSDNLIGRAADVALKEQRKLIIVPRETPLNTIHLENLTKLSRMGVQVIPPVPAFYNHPKTLQDIIDHNTAKLLDALHIRNDYAGRWDGD; this is encoded by the coding sequence ATGAGCAAAAAACGTATTGTGGTAGCTATTTCTGGCGCTTCAGGCACAATCTATGCTATCAATTTATTAAAGAAACTAAAAGAATATCCTGACATTGAAACGCATGTGGTCATGTCTGACTGGGCACATGAGAATTTAAAACTGGAGCTCGATATGTCACATGATGAATTTGCCAGTTTGTGTGATGTGCTTTATTCTAACAAGGATTTGGGTGCCAAAATTGCTTCAGGGTCTTTCTTGACAGACGGTATGGTGATTGTTCCAGCTTCCATGAAAACTGTTGCAGGTATCGCTTGCGGTTTTTCAGACAATCTTATTGGTCGTGCAGCTGATGTGGCTTTAAAAGAACAACGTAAACTCATCATTGTCCCACGTGAGACACCGTTAAATACGATTCATTTGGAAAATTTGACAAAATTATCACGGATGGGTGTACAAGTCATTCCGCCTGTACCAGCCTTTTACAATCATCCTAAGACTTTGCAAGATATTATCGACCACAATACTGCTAAATTACTAGATGCTTTGCACATTCGCAATGATTATGCTGGACGTTGGGATGGTGATTAG
- the lpdD gene encoding prenylated flavin chaperone LpdD, with translation MATFEVTEYGYSIQVQVDYIGADLFIQLTGGSHPHIGTVTTYCKENADKQVVRFPSHSGRFHKDDVLADVLLEEIAELLPQNCVITSGVHVDGISKEQIAGAFEMTKELASKIGTWLKIEKSPISHPKYQKNTKQ, from the coding sequence ATGGCAACATTCGAAGTGACAGAATATGGGTATTCTATTCAAGTGCAGGTTGACTATATTGGCGCTGACTTGTTTATTCAATTGACAGGTGGAAGCCACCCTCATATTGGCACAGTAACCACTTATTGTAAAGAAAATGCGGACAAGCAAGTGGTGCGTTTTCCAAGCCATTCAGGGCGTTTTCATAAAGATGACGTTTTGGCTGATGTTCTTTTGGAAGAAATAGCAGAGCTGTTGCCGCAAAATTGTGTGATCACCTCAGGTGTCCATGTTGACGGTATTAGCAAAGAACAAATTGCTGGCGCTTTTGAAATGACCAAAGAACTTGCTAGCAAGATTGGCACATGGTTAAAAATTGAAAAATCACCAATCAGTCACCCAAAATACCAAAAAAACACCAAACAATAA
- a CDS encoding MurR/RpiR family transcriptional regulator, with amino-acid sequence MTDLASFLSQSEHLFATGGAKSFLSAKLFETLMRKMGVYVSSYSTDYLDDAVNYFKKDDLLLIFSAGGDSTYIRKITNLKCKTLLVTANPNAKYRKHFDKVITLPTLSGDWEYDSISPIMFDIFTELLVTHYAKQMKN; translated from the coding sequence ATGACTGATTTAGCAAGCTTTTTATCACAAAGCGAGCATTTATTTGCCACTGGTGGTGCCAAAAGTTTTTTAAGTGCCAAATTATTTGAAACCTTGATGCGGAAAATGGGAGTTTATGTGTCATCTTATTCAACAGATTACCTTGATGATGCCGTTAACTATTTCAAAAAAGACGATTTATTGCTTATCTTTTCAGCAGGCGGCGATTCCACTTACATTCGCAAAATCACCAATTTGAAATGCAAAACACTTTTAGTAACAGCCAATCCAAATGCCAAATATCGCAAGCATTTTGATAAAGTTATCACACTCCCAACTCTTTCAGGAGACTGGGAATATGATTCCATTTCCCCAATTATGTTTGACATCTTCACAGAACTCCTTGTCACACATTATGCCAAACAAATGAAAAACTAA